A genomic stretch from Theobroma cacao cultivar B97-61/B2 chromosome 4, Criollo_cocoa_genome_V2, whole genome shotgun sequence includes:
- the LOC18603611 gene encoding acetate/butyrate--CoA ligase AAE7, peroxisomal, with the protein MRDIDDLPKNAANYMALTPLWFLERAATVHPARKAVVHASRTYTWLQTYRRCCCLASALSRRSVGVGSTVAIIAPNVPALYEAHFGIPMSGAVLNTVNIRLNASTIAFLLGHSQSAVVIVDQEFFTLAEDALKIMKEKSQGKFKHPLLIVIADESCDPKALRYALGKGAIEYEKFLESGDPEFAWKPPQDEWQSIALGYTSGTTASPKGVVLHHRGAYLMSLSNPLIWGMTEGAVYLWTLPMFHCNGWCFTWSLAALCGTNICLRQVTAKGVYSAIAKYGVTHFCGAPVVLNTIVNAPPKDTILPLPHVVHVMTAGAAPPPAVLSAMSQKGFRVTHTYGLSETYGPSTVCAWKPEWDSLPPETQARLNSRQGVRYIGLEGLDVISTKTGQPVPADGKTIGEIVIRGNVVMKGYLKNPKVNEETFANGWFHSGDLGVKHSDGYIEIKDRSKDIIISGGENISSVEVENNLYLHPAVLEASVVARVDERWGESPCAFVTLKPGVDKSDEQQLAEDIMRFCRSKMPAYWVPKSVVFGPLPKTATGKIQKHVLRAKAKELGPVKLSKL; encoded by the exons ATGCGAGACATAGACGATCTTCCGAAGAACGCCGCTAACTACATGGCCTTGACGCCGTTGTGGTTCTTGGAACGAGCTGCTACGGTCCATCCGGCTAGAAAAGCGGTGGTCCATGCATCTCGTACGTACACGTGGCTCCAAACTTACCGGCGCTGCTGTTGCTTGGCCTCGGCTCTCTCTAGACGGTCCGTCGGCGTCGGTAGCACG GTAGCAATAATTGCACCGAATGTCCCTGCTTTATATGAAGCTCATTTTGGAATTCCAATGTCGGGTGCTGTTTTAAACACTGTCAATATTCGTCTAAATGCATCCACCATTGCTTTCCTTTTGGGTCATTCGCAATCTGCAGTTGTCATTGTGGACCAAGAGTTTTTCACTTTGGCAGAGGATgctttgaaaatcatgaaggAGAAAAGCCAAGGCAAGTTCAAGCATCCACTTTTGATTGTCATTGCGGATGAAAGCTGTGATCCCAAAGCACTCAGATACGCTTTGGGAAAAGGAGCCATTGAGTATGAGAAGTTCTTAGAAAGTGGTGACCCTGAGTTTGCTTGGAAGCCTCCTCAGGATGAGTGGCAAAGTATTGCTTTGGGTTATACTTCTGGCACTACAGCCAGCCCTAAAGGGGTGGTATTACATCACCGAGGGGCATATCTCATGTCTTTGAGTAATCCTCTTATATGGGGGATGACTGAAGGAGCTGTATACTTGTGGACTCTACCCATGTTCCATTGTAATGGTTGGTGTTTTACTTGGTCACTAGCAGCTCTTTGTGGAACAAACATATGCCTTCGACAG GTAACAGCAAAGGGAGTCTACTCAGCCATAGCAAAGTATGGTGTGACTCACTTCTGTGGTGCACCTGTGGTGCTGAATACCATAGTCAATGCCCCTCCTAAGGACACAATTTTGCCCCTCCCCCATGTTGTTCATGTGATGACAGCTGGTGCAGCCCCACCCCCTGCTGTTCTCTCTGCAATGTCTCAAAAAGGCTTCCGTGTCACCCACACTTATGGTCTCTCAGAAACCTATGGACCTTCGACAGTGTGTGCATGGAAGCCTGAATGGGACTCACTGCCACCTGAAACACAAGCTCGCCTAAATTCACGTCAAGGTGTCCGATACATTGGTTTAGAGGGCCTTGATGTCATCAGTACCAAAACCGGTCAGCCCGTTCCTGCTGATGGAAAAACTATTGGAGAAATAGTAATCCGTGGTAATGTTGTGATGAAGGGCTACTTAAAGAACCCAAAAGTCAACGAGGAAACTTTTGCGAATGGGTGGTTTCACTCTGGGGATCTTGGTGTGAAGCATTCTGATGGCTATATCGAAATAAAAGATAGGTCAAAGGACATCATCATATCTGGAGGTGAAAACATCAGCAGTGTGGAGGTAGAAAATAATTTGTACTTGCACCCTGCAGTATTGGAGGCATCAGTGGTGGCAAGGGTAGACGAGCGCTGGGGAGAGTCCCCTTGTGCTTTTGTGACCTTGAAGCCGGGAGTGGATAAATCTGATGAACAGCAGTTAGCAGAGGACATAATGAGGTTCTGCAGGTCAAAGATGCCTGCTTACTGGGTTCCTAAATCAGTGGTATTCGGTCCATTGCCAAAGACTGCCACAGGGAAGATTCAGAAGCATGTGCTTAGAGCCAAGGCAAAGGAGTTGGGACCTGTCAAGTTGAGTAAGTTGTAA
- the LOC18603612 gene encoding chitinase-like protein 2, translating to MEAKCLVLLTMAVMLALANGQESVKPVVKIVKGKKVCDRGWECKGWSQYCCNQTISDYFQTYQFENLFAKRNTPVAHAVGFWDYRSFITAAARYQPHGFGTTGGKLQSMKEVAAFLGHVGSKTSCGYGVATGGPLAWGLCYNKEMSPSKIYCDDYYKYTYPCTPGVSYHGRGALPIYWNYNYGETGEALKVDLLNHPEYLEDNATLAFQAAMWRWMTPVKKHQPSAHDVFVGNWKPTKNDTLAKRVPGFGTTMNVLYGDQVCGQGDSESMNNIVSHYLYYLDLIGVGREEAGPHDVLTCEEQEPFSVSPSSATSS from the exons ATGGAGGCCAAATGCCTGGTTCTTTTGACAATGGCAGTCATGCTGGCACTGGCAAACGGCCAGGAGTCTGTGAAGCCAGTGGTGAAGATCGTTAAGGGCAAGAAGGTGTGTGACAGAGGGTGGGAATGTAAAGGGTGGTCACAGTATTGTTGCAACCAGACCATTTCTGATTACTTCCAGACCTACCAGTTCGAAAACCTTTTTGCAAAGCGTAACACACCAGTGGCTCACGCGGTTGGGTTCTGGGATTACCGCTCTTTCATCACTGCTGCTGCTCGGTACCAGCCTCACGGTTTTGGTACCACGGGAGGAAAGCTCCAAAGTATGAAGGAAGTCGCTGCTTTTCTTGGACATGTTGGCAGCAAAACCTCAT GTGGTTATGGTGTGGCTACCGGGGGACCATTGGCCTGGGGTCTATGCTACAACAAGGAAATGAGCCCCAGCAAAATTTATTGTGATGATTACTACAAGTACACCTATCCTTGCACTCCAGGAGTTTCATACCATGGCCGTGGTGCCTTGCCTATCTACTG GAACTACAACTACGGAGAAACTGGAGAGGCTTTGAAGGTGGACTTGTTGAACCACCCAGAGTACTTGGAAGACAACGCTACCTTGGCTTTCCAGGCTGCGATGTGGAGGTGGATGACCCCGGTCAAGAAGCACCAGCCCTCAGCCCACGATGTTTTCGTCGGTAACTGGAAGCCAACCAAGAACGACACCTTGGCCAAGAGGGTTCCAGGCTTTGGCACCACCATGAACGTTCTCTACGGAGACCAAGTCTGCGGGCAGGGTGACAGTGAGTCCATGAACAACATCGTCTCCCACTACCTATATTACCTTGACCTGATAGGAGTCGGCAGAGAGGAGGCAGGACCCCATGATGTGCTCACCTGTGAAGAGCAGGAACCTTTCAGCGTATCTCCTTCCTCTGCAACATCATCCTGA